The region AATGTGTCCATCAAAGGAGGGAAACATCTCTACACTTGTCGAGATATTACAAAACGTAAAAATGCAGAAGATGCGTTAAAAAAATATTATGTCGAGTTAGAACATCATGTTGAGGAACGCACTGCTGAACTGAATGAAACTAATCGTGAACTGCAAGCCATCAGTAAATGTAATCAGGCAATGTTGAGGGCAGTTGATGAAGAGACTTTGCTTAAAGACGTTTGCAGTATCATTTGCGATGAAGCAGGGTATCGTTTAGCTTGGGTAGGGTATGCTGAGCAGGATGATGCCAAGACTATACGGCCGGTAGCATGGGCAGGTTATGATAGTGGGTATATTGAAAATGCCAAACTTAGCTGGTCAGAAGACACGGAACATGGACGAGGACCTGCAGGAATGGTTATTCGCAGCGGTGAACTCGTTTATGTTCAAGATTTCAAAACAGACTCGTTAATGACTCCTTGGCGCGAGAATGCCCTGCAACGTGGCTATCGCTCAGGAATTGCATTGCCTCTCAAGGACAAGAAAGGTAAAACGTTTGGAGTTCTCTTAATTTATTCTGCAAAACCAAATGCCGTTAATCCTGATGAAATTAAATTAATGAAAGAGTTATCTGAAGATTTAGCCTTCGGAATCAATACTTTGGGGGAGCAAAAAGCGTTAAGAAATGCTGAAGGATCTTTACGTCACGAACGTGAACTTTTAAGCCAGATTACAGAAACAAGTCCTGTTGGAATTACAATGGTAAATCAGGAAGGGCAAGTTATTTTTGCAAACAGGCAAGCTGAGGAAGTATTGGGATTAAAAAAAGATGAAATTACTCGGCGAATGTACAATGCTCCAGAATGGTATATCACCGATTATGATGGAAATCCATTCCCTGATGAAGAACTTCCATTTAGTAGGGTAATGTTTACTGGTAAACCTGTTTATGGTGTTCAACATGCAATAAAGCTTGATGAGGATATGTTATACCTTTCAATTAATGGCGCTCCTATCTTTAATCATGAAGGTAAGATCGATAGTGTTGTATTAACGATTGAAGATATCACCCAACGTAAAGATACAGAGGAGAAACTGAAAACTTCTGAAGAACGGATGCGCCTCACATTGGAGGTAACTCAGATCGGACTTTGGGATTGGAATGTTAAAAATGATGAATGGTATACTTCACCAACTTACTACTCCATGATGGGATATGAACCCCGATCGGGCCCAGGAGATCGCGCAGAATGGTTGGAAAGGGTTCATCCTGAAGATCGTGCCAGGGTTAAAGAAAAAATTGACAACGTATTGATCCAGAATTTCAATTCGTATGAATACGAAGCACGCATGCGCCATGCCGACGGCACCTACAGGTGGGTGAGTGTTGCTGGATTCAGCATCGAACGAGATCGACACGGAAACGCAACCCGTATATTAGGTATTAGGATGGATATCAATGACCGCAAACAGGCTGAGGAGGCATTGCGCGAAAGTGAAGAGAAATATAGAACTATTTTTGAAGAATCCTTTGATGGTCTATTTGTAACATCGCCAGAAGGAAAAATCCTCGACATGAATAAGAAAGGTATCGAAATGTTTGGCTACGATACCAAAGAGGAAATATTACGTCTTGATCTAGAAAAGGATGTTTACGCAAATCCAGAAGACAGGAAGCGTATATTGGCCATGGTGAATAAAGAGAGAAGTGCAGAGTATGAAATTGTTGTTAAGAAAAAAAATGGAGACACAATGATTACTAAATGTTCTTTAACTGCTGTTAAAGACGAAGACGGAGTTATTACTTCTTACAGAGGCATAATTCGAGACATCACCCAGCAAAAAAAGGATGAAGAATCAATCATTAAGGCCAAAGAAGAATGGGAAAACACATTTGAGGCTGTTCCAGACCTAATAGCTATATTGGACAATAATTTTAAGGTTGTCCGTACCAATAAGGCTATGGCTGATAGATTAGGAGTGGATCCAGAAGAAGCTGTTGGAGTTACTTGTTATGAGGTTGTACATGGATTGAATGAGCCTCCTTCATTTTGTCCATTCCGTAAATTGCTTGAGGATGGCGAGGAGCACACTGCAGAGGTTCATGAGGATAGGTTAGGTGGAGATTTTATTGTAAGTGTCTCTCCATTGCATGATTCTGATGGAAAACTTTTGGGAAGTGTGCATGTCGCCCGTGATATTACAGGTAGAAAGAAGATGGAAGAAGAACTTCAAGAAAGTGAAGAATTTCTGAGGAATATAGTGGAAAATATCCCTAGCATGGTTTTTGTGAAAAATGCAGAAGATCTTAGTTTTAAAATTGTTAATAAGGTAGGAGAGATCTATTTTGGACATCCAGGCAGTGAATTGATCGGTAAAAATGACTATGATTTCTTCCCTAAAAATGAAGCGGATTTTTTCACACAAAAAGATAGGGAAGTTCTTCAAAGCAATGAACTGTTAGAAATTCCTGAGGAAACAATTGAAACCAAGAAATTAGGTTCGAGACTGTTACACACAAAAAAAATCCCATTACTTGATAAGGAAGGCAATCCTCAATATTTATTGGGAATTTCAGAAGATATAACTGAATTTAAATTAGCAATTGATGCTTTAAAAAGGTCTCTTAAAGAAAAAGATGCTCTTCTAAGTGAAATACATCATCGTGTTAAAAATAACATGCAGATTATTTCAAGTCTACTAAATCTTCAATCTCAATTTGTGGCAAATGATGAAATTGTGGATGTTTTGCACGAAAGCCAGAATCGAATCAAGGTCATGGCTAATATTCATGAGAAGTTATACTTGTCTGAAGATTTAAACAGAATTAATTTTAGTTATTACATTCCCGGAATTTTAGATGGTTTATTTCAGTCATACTCGGTTAAGAAAGGTCAAATTGTCCCCATATTTGAAGTTAAGAATATTATGTTAAATATTGAGACAGCTGTTCCTTGTGGTCTTATTATAAGTGAATTAATCTCTAACAGTTTAAAATATGCATTTCCTGATGAAAGAAAAGGAGAAATCAGAGTAGCAATAAAAGCACATGGCAGTAAATATGATCTAATAATAAGTGATAATGGGGTAGGGTTCCCTGCTGATGTTGATTTTAGAAATACAAATACTCTTGGACTACAACTGGTGAATAACTTAGTTGAACAAATAGAAGGCGAAATCACTCTTGATAAGAGCCATGGCACTGAGTTTAAGATAACATTTGAAGAGTTGAAGTATACAAAAAGGATTTGATTAATAAGAGAAATATTGGAAGGGGGGGGATTGAATTGAAGGATTCTGGTGATGAAGAAGATCTTTCAAATGAATTGAATTTACTAAAACAAAAAATAATTGAGTTGGAAAAACAGGTAACTGAAAAAGAGTTTCAGTTAGAAAAGTCAAAGCGCATAACACAGCTCCTTGATTCCGCTACTGATTCAGTTTTTTTACATGATTTCGACGGAAATTTCGTTTATCTAAATGAAGCTGCTTATAAAACACGTGGTTACACTAAAGAAGAATTAATGAACATGAATCTACATAAATTGGACGCTCCTAAATATGAAAAGCTAATAGATCCACGAATTAAAGATTTAATGGAAAAAGGAGAATCTATTTTTGAATCTGCTACTATTTGTAAAGATGGGTCCCAGATGCCTGTAGAAGTACATTCCACAATTATTGAATATGAAAACAAACCACTTGTTTTAAGTTATGTCCGTGACATTACAGAACGAAAAAAGATTGAAAATGAATTAATCTCTGTTAAAGAACAATATAGGGCTCTTTTTGATAATATGGGGGTGGGAATAGCTTTTATAGCTCCAAATATGGAGATTTTGGATTTAAACGGCCAGATGAAGGAATGGTTCCCTAATATTAATGTTTCCAAAAAACCGATTTGTTACAAAGCATTTAACGATCCACCTAGAGAAGATATCTGCACTTATTGTCCAACCTATAAGACTTTAAAGGACGGGAAGATTCATGAATCTACAACAGATACTCCTGTGGGTGATGAGATTATAAATTATCGAGTAGTTTCTTCACCTATAATGGATGAGGGAGGCAAGGTCGTTGCCGCAATCGAGATGGTTGAAGATATCACTGAACGTAAAAGAATGGAAGAAGATTTAAAACGTGCATATGCTACTTTTAATTCCATTTTTGAAGGTCCGGAAAACATAATTGCTTTTTCACTGGACAATAAATATAACTACATTTTCTTTAACCAAGCACACAGTCAAACCATGAAAAATATTTGGGGAGTTGACATTGAGATTGGAAAGAATATGTTGGATTACATTTCTTTTCCTGAGGATAGAATGAAAGCTAAAATAAATTATGATAGGGCATTATCGGGGGAAAATTTCATAGAACTAGAAGCGTATGGGGAAGAAACTCTCAGTCGAAGATACTGGGAGAATATTTATAATCCTATACAGTCAGGTAAGAGTATAATAGGTCTTACTGTGTTTTGTATTGATATAACGGAAAGAAAAAAAGCTGAAGATGCCTTAAGAAAAAGTGAGGAGAAATTTAGAGCCATATTCGAAAATGTGCAGGATATCTTCTTCCAGACAGACATTAAAGGTAAAATAATTGAAGTAAGCCCATCAGTTGAAAATTACTTTGGGATCGGTCCAAATGAATTGGTTGGAAATCAAGTAGATATGCTCTACCATAATCCTGAAGATAGAAAAAAACTTCTAAATGCTCTTAATGAAAAAGGAGAAGTTACAGATTACGAAATTACACTAAAGAACAGTGAAAACAGATTGATATATATTTCTGCCAATGTTCATTTTATATTCGATTCAAAAAATCGCCCTGTTGGAATTGAAGGTGCCTTGAGAGATATAACTGAACGTAAAAAAACTGAAGAAGCACTTAAATTGAGTCAAATTCGTTTATCCGATGCCATGGATTTGGCGCATCTGGCTAACTGGGAACTCGATCCTTATAAACAAATATTCATATTCAATGACAAGTACTATTCTATGCTGGGCACGACCGCAGAAGATGAAGGCGGTTATCTTATGCCAGTAGAACATTATATAAAGAAATATGTACACCCTAATGATGCTCAATTTATCGCAGAGGGAATGAAAAAGTCTCTTGCTACTCGTAAACTCACTTTTGGCGCTGAATTTGAACACAGAATGATTCGCAGGGATGGAGAGATATGTTATGTGGCTATTCATATTAAAGTTATTCCTTCAACTGATACCCAAAGTGCCCATATTTATGGGACTGTCCAGGATATCACTGACCGTAAGATAGTTGAAGAAAAGCTAAGGGAATCTCTTGAAGAGAAAGAAATGCTCCTTAAAGAGATCCACCACAGAGTTAAGAATAATTTGATGGTTATATCCAGCTTATTAAACCTTCAATCTCAGTATATCAAAGATAAAGAAGCTTTAGATATTTTCAAGGAAAGCCAGAACCGTGCTAAATCTATGGCTCTAATTCATGAACGTTTATACAGATCCACGGATCTTAAAAAAATTGATTTTGGAGAATATATTCATACTCTGGCAACAGACCTTTTCCACACTTACGTCCCTGATCCAGGTCGTGTTAAGCTTAATATGAATGCGGAAAACTTAATGGTGGATATAAACACCACTGTTCCATTGGGACTGATAGTAAATGAACTTATAACCAATTCCATGAAACACGCATTTCCTGAAGGTAGGAAAGGGGAAATAAATGTTGATTTTTTTAAAGAGGGCAATGAGTTTGTGCTCATAGTTCAGGATAATGGTATTGGATTTCCTGAGGATTTAGACTTTCGAAATACAAAATCACTTGGTTTACAATTAGTTAATAACTTAATTGGCCAAATAGGAGGTACTTTTGGGTTAGAAAGGAGCAATGGAACAAAATTCAAAATCAAATTCAAAGAAAAATACGAATAAGCGATTTAATTTTTATTTGTTGAATATTTACTTTAAAAAAAATAAAAAAAGGGTAGTTTTAAAGTTTATAGGACTTTAAAACTATTTAGTATCATGTCGATTGTTTGCTGGTTGTTGTCGGGAGTTGAAATCATAATCATGTAGATATCGGTGTTCTTTTTAAAGAAAGTAAATGAACCGTAGTTTTGAGTTGAACTTACGTTATATTTGAAATCAATCTCAGTTGCATTTTCTCCGCTAACAGTTCTGGTTTTTTCAGTAACTGATTGATATCCTGCAGATTGAAAACCTGATTTCATTGTAGATGTTAAATCTGCAATAGAAATGGGCACAGATCCTATATTCACTTTTGCAACAGCCATTCCTGCGTTATCTTTCCCTAATGAAGTTAGAACAGTACTTGAACTACCGACACTCTGTTGTATTTCACTTGTCCAATTACCACTCCAGTCTCCAGGATATTGGAAAGTTATTCCGTTACCACTATATGTTTGAGGTTGTGATGTACAACCTGAGGCACATACTACCACTAAAAGTACTGCAAGTATTGCTATCCATTTTTTCATATATTATCACCTAATAAACGTTTTTATCCTAGTTTATATTTATATTTTACTGATTATTATTTCATATAACTGATTTAAATAAGATTAAAACGTTATTAAGGGCCTTTTTTTAATTAAAAATAGACTAATGGGTTTATTTTTACATATTAACTTTTAATATTTCGGCTTTAAATGCTTGATGGACTTTTTCTGCACCTATTAAATCATCGCCAAGATCCCATTCTACAGGGTGTAATATGAATGGGAATGATTGTTCTCCACCAATTCCGCCGTGACTGCCAACAAGTTCTTCAAATGCAGCTACTTCATTCTTTTCAGGATCGTATAAACTCATAGCAAGTATATCTGGAGTGTATTTAAAGTTGTTAGTTCTTCTAATGTGTGTTGCGGCATTTAAACCAAAATTAGCCAGAGGATTTTCTCCTTCGATAGTATCATCATTTAGATAGTAAGTTCCATTGTTACCAATTACCAATGGGCCATGTTCATTAGAATTAACAAGAATAAATCCAATTCCTTCATGTTTGGCCAGACCTGGAATGAGGTCAGGGTATATTTGATTAATATCTTCAAAATTTAGTCTTTCTACATTGTCTGTTAAATAGATCATTCCAAAATTCCCAGAAGCCAACACCATTACATTTGCATCTTTTTTCTTGATTTTTCCTGGCTTTTTATTAACTCTATATTTTTGTATATATTCATTCACACCAATGGTTTTATCCTGGAAAAATCCTTTAACTTTATCACCCGGAGCAGTAAATGCAGCAACAAAATGGTCTCCCGTACTTGGCGAAATATCGGCGTATATCTGAGTTTCAGCAGGTAATAGTTCTTTTACCACATCTTCCAGGGTTTGTCCATAACGCTGTTTAAAGGTTGCCCCATTAGTCTGACCGTGGTCAGAATGCACCACTAACTGATAAGGCCTGTGAGCTAATTGGGATGCCATTTCCACACGATGCAACTGTTTATCAATGCCCCTTAGGGCGTAAAAAGCGTCTTCGTCCCTAATTCCTGAGTGGTGCGCTATCTCATCGTATCCTAAATAAGTTACATAAGCAACATCCACGTGGCCTTCTAATACATCCCCAATTAGAGCAAAAGTCGTTACTTCTCTTAAAAATACATTTGCACCACTTCTAACAAATGGAAAAGTAATTCCACGGTATATACGTGGCCTTATATTTCTCAATCTGTGCATGATCTGTGATTTATAATCTAAAAGTGCATCCCATAAAAATAGACAAACTATCCTACTAAAATTTGAAGGGTTGGAGAATACATAATACCAAGCTCGGTTGTAGAACTTTTTAAGATGTTTAAGCTTACTAAAAGTAAAGATAACGTCTTCAGCATCGCCGGAGAATAGGTTTGAACGGCTAGCACCGTTAATTGAGAGAAGGCCATTACCGTCAGATATACGTTCTTCAACTATGGGGGCATCATTTAGTCCGGTTGATTCCATAAATCTGTTATTATTCTCCTTTTCAACCCAGCGAAATGCTAAAACGTCCTGGTTGTTACCATGTAAAATTCCTGCCTGGCTTGCTCCTGTCTGGCTGGACAGATCTGTTTCCCAACCTGAAACTACATGGCTGCCTTTATCAATCCATCTTTTTAGAGTGGGCATGTCTCCTCTTTCAATTGCTTCAAGTAAGATGTTCTTTGCCAGACCGTCAATTTCCATGAAAATTATTCCGGACGTATCTTTCACGTTATTATTATCAAATTTCTTTACAGCACTTCTGATACTCCTGTACCATGCTGCATCGTCGTCAATAGTAACAATGGCATTAAGTATGGTGGAGATTGCTGCCATTCCTATTGGGGTTAAGATTAGTGCTGTTCCTTCTATTGTTATTCCTGGAACAAAGTTACTTGCTAACCATATTAAAGCACCATTAATTAATAGGGCACCTATCCCTACAGTAAAAACCATAAAAGGCAATAATAGCCGCGATAAGAGTGGCCACAATATTGCATTTAAAATCCCGACTACAGCTGCAGCTATAAATGCTGTGGTCCAATTGTTTATTGTTAAACCAACAGAAAGATCAGCAATAAGCAGAAATCCCAATGAAGACCCTATCCACAAAATTAGAGTTCGCCATAGCCAGTAAAAACTTGATTTATGATATTTTTTATCCTGTCTTTCCAAAAGATCACCAATTAGGTTTTTTATTTCTTTGAACTTATTTTAGTATAATGTTTGCTACTTTCATAATCAAATGGTGTTGAGGGATCAGATCCGTCATACTGATTCTATTTACAAACATCATTTTCCCCTTAATATCATCCTTTTTCTAATTGTTAAATTATTATATTGGTCATATTTAGATATAATTACATTGTTCATGTGATTTTTGCAACTAAGAAACCTTTTTAATATACGTCATATGTATAAAATATCAGATGTAATGTAGCAATATGGAGGTTGCTTTGGAACCATTCACAATACGACTATGGCATTGAAAAGATTGTGGAAGACATATAAATATATAAATGGATTTAAATAGAGTTTTAATACGGTTATTTTTTTTTTAAATGGTAATATAAGAAACAATCACGAATTAAAGAGTTATAACAAAACTAATCAGTGTTTGGCTGGATCTGGATGAATAAAAACTCACTAAAATCATGTAAATTCTTGGATTGAGTTTCAGCAGCGAAATGGAGTAATTTGAATTTAAATAAAGCCAATATAATTAAAATCGTTTTTGCATTACTTTATATGCTTTCAAAACTAATAGTTAATTGCCATTGTTGGCAAAAAATCGGAAGTGATAAGTTTGTTTGGAAGTAATAACAGTAATGATAGAGGAAGTTCTTCTCCTATTAAAGAAGGCGGAGAATACGATGTTAAAATTGAAGATACAGGTAGAGACGGAGACGGAATTGCCCGTATAGAAGGTTTTGTGGTTTTTGTTTCAGGTGCCAAAGTAGGCGATGAAGTTAAAATTAGAATTAATTCAACCAGAAGAAATTTTGCATTTGCTGAAGTAGTAGAATAATTTCAAGTTTTTAATTTTATTAATTCCTTAATTATTCCTAAATTCATTTTTTTTTATTTTAATTAGTTTATTTAATATCAATTTTTACAAATATTTGCAATAATTCTAATTGTTTGTTTAAATTAAGCAGTTATTTTTTATCTATTTTATTATAATCCTTTTATTTAGCAGAAATGGTTAGACTATTTACAAAAATTTATAATATTTTCGCGTTTTTAGTTTTAAAATATTGATCCCATTTTTCATTTAACATTATGATTGGACAATTTTAAGTCAATTGAATGACAGATTTTAATTGGGAAATTAGTATGACCAGGATAGAATTTAGCATGGAAAATATTAAAAAGTGTCTTTGTACCAAGTGTGCAGTACAGATAGAAAGCCAATGTGTAAAGGATAAACAGAGTATAATGATTTTAATGACTCAACAGGATCTTGACAGTCCTATGCGAATGGATGAGGTACGTGTACCAGGTTTGTACTGTTCAACAGGCAGGGCTATTTGCAGGGATATTGATACAAAAAAGGTGTGTAAATGCAACGAATGCCATATCTGGAAGGCATATGGTCTGGAACCGAAGAGATATTTCTGCAGGGACGGAAAAGCAGAAAAATGAGTCAAAAAGAATTTATAAACATATTTCTAGTAATGTAACTGGCCTTAAAGTGGCCTTTTTGAATTTTATGTATTTAATTTACTGTTTTTTGATTACAGAACTTAAAGATTTTTTCATTTTAACGCCATAAAAACAAATAGGAGTACTAACATACAATATTTTTGAGGGAAAATTTTAGAGCATTTGGGTAGTTTATCATGGGAAAAAATGATTTAAATGAGCGGAAAAAGGCCAAGAAGGTCCTTGAAAAATCTCATGAGAAATTGGAAGAACTGGTAGAAAAGCGCACCTTGGAATTAGCAAAATCTCAAGAAGAACTTCAAAAAGCTTCTAAATACACACGCAGTCTTATTGAAGCTAATCTAGATCCATTAGTCACTATTAGTCCTGAAGGGAAAATAACAGATGTAAATACTGCTGTTGAAATGGTTACTGGCTACAATCGAATTCAGATTATTGGAACCGATTTTTCAAATTATTTCACCAACCCTGAAAAAGCAAAGGCAGGATATGAAGAAGTATTTAAGCAGGGGTTTGTGAAGAATTATCCTCTGGAAATTCAGCATATTGATGGTCATGTTACTCCTGTAATGTACAATGCTTCTGTTTATCGTGATGAAAATGATAATGTGGTGGGGGTTTTTGCTGCTGCTCGTGATATAACTGAACTAAAAAGGGCACATGATGATTTGCTTATTAGTGAAAGGAGATTAAATAATATTATTGATGGGTCCCCGATTTCCCAGTTTGTTATAGATAAAGATCATAAAATCATTTATTGGAATGATGCATTGGAAAAGAATAGCGGGATAAGGGCAAAGGAAGTAATTGGTAAAGCAGAACAATGGAGAGCATTTTACAATGAAAAAAGGCCTTGTTTAGCTGATTTATTAGTGGACGAATCCCAGGGAGAAATTCTAAAATGGTATAGGGGTAACGCTAAAAAGTCTAAATTTGTTAAAGATGCTTATGAGGCCATTGATTTCTTCCCAGCCATGGGTGAAGATGGAAAATGGTTATTTTTTACTGCAGCACCTATTCGAGATTTTGAAGGTAGGGTGATGGGGGCTGTGGAAACACTTGAAGATATCACAGAACGTAAAAAAGCCGAAATTGCACTCCAAAAAAGTGAGGAACGGTTTCGTGCTGTAGCAGAGTCTGCTGTAGATGCAATTGTGACTACTGATGCTAATGGAGACATTATATTCTTTAATAATAGTTTAGAAACTATTTTTGGATATCAAAAGGATGAATTAAAAAGAAAACCACTTACTCTCCTCATGCCTGAAAGATTCAAGGATAAATATCTGGATGAATTAAAAAGATTCAAATTTACAGGAGAACACAAGTTAATAGGGAGAATAGCAACTACAACTGGATTAAAAAGGGATGGAACTGAATTTCCTTTTGAAATGTCTTTATCATCATGGAGATCTGGAGAAAATATTTATTTCACATCCATCATCCGTGACCTAACCGAGAAAAAAAGGGCTGAAGACGCTTTAAAAGAAAGTGAAGAAAAATACCGTACTATTATTGAAACTGCGCAGGAAGGAGTTTGGATCATTGATGAAAATGCCAACACTACCTATGTAAACCAAGGTATGGCTGAAATGTTAGGTTATTCAGCAGATGAAATGATGGACAAGTCCCTTTTTGATTTTATGGATGATGAAGGAAAAGTTGATGCCGAGGAAAAAATGGAAAGAAGGAGGGAAGGCATAAAAGAAGTGCATGATTTCCGTTTCCTCCACAAGGACGGCTCTAGTGTTTGGGCAATGATTTCCACTAATCCTATTTTTGATAAAAATGGTGAATTTAGCGGTGCTTTAGGAATGCTTAGTGATATAACCCATCGAAAGCAAATGGAAGTTCAAATTAAAGAGTCTTTAGAAGAAAAAGAAATGCTCTTAAAAGAGGTCCATCACCGAGTAAAAAATAATCTGGCTGTTATCTCCAGTTTACTAAACCTACAATCAGATTATATAAGGGACAAAGAAGACTTGGAGTTATTCCGGGAATCCCAGACCCGTGCAAAAACCATGGCCCTTATCCATGAGAGATTATACCAATCTCGGGACCTGAAAAACATTGATTTTGGAGAATATATGCATACTCTTATCAATGACTTATTCAACACTTATTCAGTTGATCCGGGCCTTGTAAAACTTAATATGAGCCTAGAAAATGTCATGCTAGATATTAACACTTCTATTCCTCTTGGATTGATCGTTAATGAATTAGTATCAAACAGCATGAAGTATGCGTTCCCTGATGGCAGAAAAGGTATAATAAAAATTAATTTTGAATCAGGGAAGGATCAATATGTGCTTTGTGTATCTGATAATGGGGTGGGCCTCCCAGAAGGCATTGATTTTAAAAATACGGACTCATTAGGTCTACAGTTGGTAAATAGTTTAACAAATCAAATTGAAGGTGAAATTGAACTAGATAAAAGCCATGGAACTGAGTTTAAAATCACATTTAAGGACATAATATAAATGAGTAGATATTGAAAATTATTTTCATTTGAAAAATTCATAAAAACTCATTTTACTTAAGATATGGAAATAAATATTAATCAAGTATTCTGAATTGTTTTTGAGTGAATTAACACCCTATTTTTTATAAACTTTTATATAGTTATTTTATACCATGATATCATATGGTTAGAATATCGGAATTGGAGGTCGCTATACTTGGCCTGCTTTATGAACATCACCATTATGCATACAGGTTAGAGGAAATCATAGAAAAGAGAGCTATGCTTAATTGGGCAGATTTAGAATATTCATCCATGGAGAGTGTTCTAGAAAAGCTTGAAGAGAAGAATTTAGTTGAAAATGAGATAAGAAAAATAGAGGGCCAACCTTCAAGAAATATTTATTCAATAACCGATGAAGGTAAATTTGTTTTTCGAGAAAAAATCAAGGAGCTCATGTCAAAGAATAGCAAAGTTGTTTATCCATTTGATTTGGCAATTGCAAACATGAACTTTTTAAGTTATAAAGAGATTATTCAAAGTCTGAAGCTTTATTTAAAATCTTTAGAAGAACGTATTGAATTCATTGACAATTCAATTAAAATTCAGGAAGAAAATAATGTTCCATATAATTTCATTGCTATTTTTAGTCGTTCAAGTGCTCTTTTGAAAGCTGAAAAAAGGTGGATAGAAGAATTTATTGAAGAAATTAAAGAAATGGAAATTTATGAGTAAAAATGTATTTTTAATTGAACAAATTCTTCAAAATAAGATTTATGTGACTATTTTTGAGTTTTAAAGTACACAACACACTTTTTCTATATTTCATGCTTTTTTTATAATTTTTTTTGTTTCTATTTCTATTTAACATTTTTTTTAGGCTTTTACTTGGCCAGTTCATCTACAAGTGGGGCAAGGTTCTTGAATTTTTACATGATGGTGACCGGTAGCTGAACATGTGCTGCAAGGGACTTCAACATC is a window of Methanobacterium sp. DNA encoding:
- a CDS encoding PadR family transcriptional regulator, giving the protein MVRISELEVAILGLLYEHHHYAYRLEEIIEKRAMLNWADLEYSSMESVLEKLEEKNLVENEIRKIEGQPSRNIYSITDEGKFVFREKIKELMSKNSKVVYPFDLAIANMNFLSYKEIIQSLKLYLKSLEERIEFIDNSIKIQEENNVPYNFIAIFSRSSALLKAEKRWIEEFIEEIKEMEIYE
- a CDS encoding TRAM domain-containing protein, encoding MFGSNNSNDRGSSSPIKEGGEYDVKIEDTGRDGDGIARIEGFVVFVSGAKVGDEVKIRINSTRRNFAFAEVVE
- a CDS encoding PAS domain S-box protein, giving the protein MGKNDLNERKKAKKVLEKSHEKLEELVEKRTLELAKSQEELQKASKYTRSLIEANLDPLVTISPEGKITDVNTAVEMVTGYNRIQIIGTDFSNYFTNPEKAKAGYEEVFKQGFVKNYPLEIQHIDGHVTPVMYNASVYRDENDNVVGVFAAARDITELKRAHDDLLISERRLNNIIDGSPISQFVIDKDHKIIYWNDALEKNSGIRAKEVIGKAEQWRAFYNEKRPCLADLLVDESQGEILKWYRGNAKKSKFVKDAYEAIDFFPAMGEDGKWLFFTAAPIRDFEGRVMGAVETLEDITERKKAEIALQKSEERFRAVAESAVDAIVTTDANGDIIFFNNSLETIFGYQKDELKRKPLTLLMPERFKDKYLDELKRFKFTGEHKLIGRIATTTGLKRDGTEFPFEMSLSSWRSGENIYFTSIIRDLTEKKRAEDALKESEEKYRTIIETAQEGVWIIDENANTTYVNQGMAEMLGYSADEMMDKSLFDFMDDEGKVDAEEKMERRREGIKEVHDFRFLHKDGSSVWAMISTNPIFDKNGEFSGALGMLSDITHRKQMEVQIKESLEEKEMLLKEVHHRVKNNLAVISSLLNLQSDYIRDKEDLELFRESQTRAKTMALIHERLYQSRDLKNIDFGEYMHTLINDLFNTYSVDPGLVKLNMSLENVMLDINTSIPLGLIVNELVSNSMKYAFPDGRKGIIKINFESGKDQYVLCVSDNGVGLPEGIDFKNTDSLGLQLVNSLTNQIEGEIELDKSHGTEFKITFKDII
- a CDS encoding DUF2769 domain-containing protein yields the protein MTRIEFSMENIKKCLCTKCAVQIESQCVKDKQSIMILMTQQDLDSPMRMDEVRVPGLYCSTGRAICRDIDTKKVCKCNECHIWKAYGLEPKRYFCRDGKAEK
- a CDS encoding phage holin family protein, with the protein product MERQDKKYHKSSFYWLWRTLILWIGSSLGFLLIADLSVGLTINNWTTAFIAAAVVGILNAILWPLLSRLLLPFMVFTVGIGALLINGALIWLASNFVPGITIEGTALILTPIGMAAISTILNAIVTIDDDAAWYRSIRSAVKKFDNNNVKDTSGIIFMEIDGLAKNILLEAIERGDMPTLKRWIDKGSHVVSGWETDLSSQTGASQAGILHGNNQDVLAFRWVEKENNNRFMESTGLNDAPIVEERISDGNGLLSINGASRSNLFSGDAEDVIFTFSKLKHLKKFYNRAWYYVFSNPSNFSRIVCLFLWDALLDYKSQIMHRLRNIRPRIYRGITFPFVRSGANVFLREVTTFALIGDVLEGHVDVAYVTYLGYDEIAHHSGIRDEDAFYALRGIDKQLHRVEMASQLAHRPYQLVVHSDHGQTNGATFKQRYGQTLEDVVKELLPAETQIYADISPSTGDHFVAAFTAPGDKVKGFFQDKTIGVNEYIQKYRVNKKPGKIKKKDANVMVLASGNFGMIYLTDNVERLNFEDINQIYPDLIPGLAKHEGIGFILVNSNEHGPLVIGNNGTYYLNDDTIEGENPLANFGLNAATHIRRTNNFKYTPDILAMSLYDPEKNEVAAFEELVGSHGGIGGEQSFPFILHPVEWDLGDDLIGAEKVHQAFKAEILKVNM